The following are encoded in a window of Kogia breviceps isolate mKogBre1 chromosome 12, mKogBre1 haplotype 1, whole genome shotgun sequence genomic DNA:
- the SCAF11 gene encoding protein SCAF11 isoform X4, whose amino-acid sequence MRKKVKREDLLSAKLYDLKMIYRNSKYSETGGKENAIIKTNKPQRSNPCTNHCFRNFFSNIFSSSSHTGESSFTCTAYRTEFIEVNEISALIRQKRQELELSWFPDTLPGVGRISFIPWNIETEVLPLISSVLPRTIFPTSTISLENFGTSCKGYALAHTQEGEEKKQTSGASNTRGSRRKPAATTPTRRSTRNTRAEPVSQSQRSPVSNNSGCDAPDSNNPSVSVSSSGESEKQTRQAPKRKSIRRGRKLPLLKKKLRSSVPPPEKSSSSDSVDEEIVESDIPPVLEKEHQSDVESSNTVQINVENESANGLRSCTEPVEVSEEHSETHDTEERVESLYSESGTQGPPVLVGEEEEIQKVENTGIEANILCLESEISKNTSEKGGDPFENQDQIALPSESEVKADGCTDHLPNDFLKYSGSEIEVHQPISSLGEIPENAESAVNEEKVMESPIIKIIDHKDSTVKTEHLIDSPKLESSEGGIIQTMDKKSIESSEVHLLGHVKNEDSEIIATCDTSGNENFNSIQDSENNLLKKNLNTKLDKSFEEKKTESLVEHPRSTELPKTHIALIQKHFSEDNNEMIPMECDSFCSDQNESELEPSVNADAKQLNENSVEHSSQKNMSSSGPSNEKVETVSQPSEIPIDAIDKAKKPRTRRSRFHSPSTTWSPNKDTAREKKRSQSPSPKRETGKESRKSRSPSPKKESARGRRKSRSQSPKKDPRERRKSQSRSPKRDSTREGKRSESLSPKRDTSRENRRSQSRLKDSSPREKSRSRSRERESDRDGPKRDRDRERRTRRWSRSRSRSRSPSRSRTKSKSSSFGRNDRVSYSPRWKERWANDGWRCPRGNDRYRKNDSEKQNENTRKEKTDISPDADDSNSADKHRNDCPSWVTEKINSGPDPRTRNPEKLKDSHWEENRNENSGNSWNKNFGSGWMSNRGRGNRGRGAYRGGFAYTDQNENRWQNRKPLSGNSNSSGNETFKFVEQQPYKRKSEQEFSFDTPADRSGWTSASSWAVRKTLPADVQNYYSRRGRNSSGPQSGWMRQEEETTEQDSNLKDQANQQGDGSQLPINMMQPQMNVMQQQMNAQHQPMNIFPYPVGVHAPLMNLQRNPFNIHPQLPLHLHTGVPLMQVAAPTSVSQGPPPPPPPPPPSQQVSYIASQPDGKQLQGIPSASHVSNNMSTPVLPAPTAAPGNTGTVQGPSSGNTSSSSHSRASNAAVKLAESKVSVTVEASADSSKTDKKLQIQEKAAQEVKLAIKPFYQNKDITKEEYKEIVRKAVDKVCHSKSGEVNSTKVANLVKAYVDKYKYSRKGSQKKTLEEPVSTDKNIG is encoded by the exons aaaaaaagtcaaaagagaagaTCTATTAAGTGCAAAACTTTATGACTTGAAGATGATATACA GAAACTCTAAATACAGTGAAacgggaggaaaagaaaatgcaataatTAAGACAAATAAG CCTCAAAGATCAAATCCGTGTACAAATCATTGCTTCAGAAATTTTTTCTCCAATATCTTCTCTTCTAGTAGTCACACTGGAGAGTCTTCTTTTACCTGTACAGCTTACCG TACAGAATTTATAGAAGTCAATGAAATCAGTGCATTGATTAGGCAGAAGAGACAGGAACTGGAATTGTCATGGTTTCCTGATACATTACCTGGAGttggaag AATTAGTTTTATACCCTGGAATATTGAAACAGAAGTCCTTCCTCTCATCTCCTCTGTGTTGCCAAGAACTATTTTTCCAACAAGTACCATATCTTTAGAAAATTTTG GTACTTCTTGCAAAGGATATGCATTAGCACATActcaagaaggagaagagaagaagcaAACTTCTGGTGCCTCAAACACCAGAGGATCAAGACGAAAACCAGCAGCAACAACTCCCACAAGGAGATCTACACGTAACACGAGAGCTGAACCAGTCAGTCAGTCTCAGAGGTCCCCAGTATCAAATAATTCTGGGTGTGATGCCCCAGATAGTAATAATCCATCTGTAAGTGTTTCCTCTTCAGGTGAGTCAGAAAAGCAAACAAGGCAGGCTCCAAAACGGAAgtctataagaagaggaagaaaactacCTTTACTGAAAAAGAAACTTCGGAGCTCTGTACCTCCCCCTGAAAAGTCATCTTCCAGTGATTCAGTAGATGAAGAAATAGTAGAATCTGACATACCACCTGTGTTAGAGAAAGAACATCAATCAGATGTAGAAAGTAGTAACACTGTGCAGATAAATGTAGAAAATGAGTCTGCTAATGGCTTGAGAAGTTGCACTGAGCCAGTAGAAGTAAGTGAGGAACATAGTGAGACCCATGATACAGAGGAAAGAGTAGAATCTTTATATTCTGAGTCTGGTACCCAAGGTCCTCCTGTGCTAgttggagaggaggaggaaattcAAAAAGTTGAGAATACAGGTATAGAGGCTAATATTTTATGTCTGGAAAGTGAGATTTCTAAGAATACTTCTGAAAAAGGAGGTGACCCATTTGAAAATCAAGACCAAATAGCTTTACCTTCAGAATCAGAAGTAAAAGCAGATGGATGTACAGATCATCTTCCAaatgattttcttaaatattcagGATCTGAAATTGAAGTACACCAACCTATATCAAGCCTAGGTGAGATCCCTGAGAATGCAGAGTCAGCAGTTAATGAAGAAAAAGTTATGGAGAGtcctataataaaaattattgatcATAAAGATTCTACAGTAAAAACAGAACATCTTATTGACAGCCCCAAATTAGAATCTTCTGAGGGTGGAATTATACAAACAATGGACAAAAAATCTATTGAGAGCTCAGAGGTTCATTTGCTTGGGCatgttaaaaatgaagattcaGAAATAATTGCAACATGTGATACTTcaggaaatgaaaatttcaatAGTATTCAAGACTCTGaaaacaatttattaaaaaaaaatcttaacaccAAATTGGACAAATCTTTcgaagaaaaaaagactgaatctCTGGTTGAACATCCCAGATCTACAGAATTGCCTAAAACACATATTGCACTGATTCAGAAGCATTTTAGTGAGGACAATAATGAAATGATACCTATGGAATGTGATTCATTTTGCAGTGACCAGAATGAATCTGAACTCGAACCATCTGTAAATGCTGATGCTAAACAATTGAATGAAAATTCTGTGGAGCACAGTTCCCAAAAGAATATGTCATCTTCTGGTCCTTCAAATGAAAAGGTTGAAACTGTATCTCAACCATCTGAAATCCCAATAGATGCGATAGATAAAGCCAAAAAGCCTCGTACTCGAAGATCTAGATTTCATTCTCCATCTACAACTTGGTCTCCCAACAAAGACACTGCACGAGAAAAGAAGCGGTCTCAGTCTCCATCTCCCAAAagagaaactggaaaagaaagcaggaagTCTCGATCACCATCTCCCAAGAAAGAATCTGCAAGAGGACGGAGAAAATCTCGTTCTCAGTCCCCAAAAAAGGACCCACGAGAAAGGAGGAAATCTCAGTCTCGATCTCCAAAAAGAGATAGCACTAGGgaaggcaaaagatctgaatcaCTCTCCCCAAAAAGAGACACTTCTAGAGAAAACAGAAGATCTCAGTCAAGACTGAAAGATTCCTCCCCAAGAGAAAAATCCAGGTCCcggagcagagaaagagaaagtgataGAGATGGGCCAAAGAGAGATCGAGATAGAGAAAGGAGAACCAGAAGGTGGTCTCGATCCAGATCTCGTTCTAGGTCACCATCAAGATCTAGAACAAAAAGTAAGAGTTCATCATTTGGTAGAAATGACAGAGTCAGTTATTCTCCTCGATGGAAGGAAAGATGGGCAAATGATGGTTGGAGATGTCCACGAGGAAATGATCGATACAGAAAGAATGactcagagaaacagaatgaaaatacaagaaaagaaaaaactgacatCAGTCCAGATGCTGATGATTCAAATTCTGCTGACAAACATAGAAATGACTGTCCCAGTTGggtaacagaaaaaataaattctgggcCTGATCCGAGGACCAGAAATCCAGAAAAGTTAAAAGATTCTCATtgggaagaaaatagaaatgaaaattcagGAAATTCTTGGAATAAAAACTTTGGTTCAGGTTGGATGTCGAACCGTGGTAGAGGTAACCGTGGCAGAGGCGCTTACAGAGGTGGTTTTGCCTACACAGATCAAAATGAAAACAGGTGGCAAAACCGAAAACCCCTCTCAGGGAATTCAAATAGTTCAGGGAATGAGACTTTCAAGTTTGTGGAACAGCAGCCCTATAAACGGAAAAGTGAGCAAGAGTTCTCATTTGATACACCGGCAGATAGGTCAGGGTGGACATCTGCATCTAGTTGGGCTGTGAGAAAGACTCTGCCAGCAGATGTACAAAACTATTATTCACGACGAGGGAGGAATTCTTCAGGTCCACAGTCTGGATGGATGAGACAAGAGGAGGAAACAACTGAACAGG atTCTAACCTAAAAGACCAAGCAAACCAACAAGGTGATGGTTCTCAGCTACCTATAAATATGATGCAACCACAAATGAATGTAATGCAGCAACAAATGAATGCACAACACCAGCCTATGAATATCTTCCCATATCCAGTGGGTGTTCATGCTCCTTTGATGAATCTCCAGCGCAATCCGTTTAACATTCATCCTCAGCTGCCCTTGCATCTGCACACAGGAGTACCTCTCATGCAGGTAGCTGCTCCCACCAGTGTATCTCAgggaccaccaccaccaccaccccctccccctccatcccagCAAGTCAGCTACATTGCTTCACAGCCAGATGGAAAGCAATTGCAG GGTATTCCTAGTGCTTCTCATGTAAGTAATAACATGAGTACACCAGTCTTGCCTGCTCcgacagcagccccaggaaatacGGGAACAGTTCAGGGACCAAGTTCTGGTAATACTTCGTCATCAAGTCACAGCAGAGCTTCTAATGCTGCTGTAAAATTGGCAGAAAGCAAAGTAAGTGTTACAGTGGAAGCCAGCGCAGATAGCTCGAAGACAGACAAG AAATTGCAAATTCAAGAAAAAGCAGCACAGGAGGTAAAATTGGCCATTAAAccattttatcaaaataaagatATCACCAAGGAAGAATATAAAGAGATTGTGCGGAAAGCGGTAGATAAA gTTTGTCATAGTAAGAGTGGAGAAGTAAATTCTACTAAAGTGGCAAATCTGGTTAAAGCCTATGTAGACAAATACAAATATTCACGGAAGGGAAGCCAAAAGAAAACTCTGGAAGAACCTGTGTCTACTGATAAAAACATAGGCTGA
- the SCAF11 gene encoding protein SCAF11 isoform X3, producing the protein MKKTLYTLNVGDQDYEDMEGEENKDNTATTGLLYSEADRCPICLSCLLEKEIGFPESCNHVFCLTCILKWAETLASCPIDRKPFQAVFKFSALEGCVKVHIKRQLRETNDKKNESSFKKQLSCQENSKSCMRKKVKREDLLSAKLYDLKMIYRNSKYSETGGKENAIIKTNKPQRSNPCTNHCFRNFFSNIFSSSSHTGESSFTCTAYRTEFIEVNEISALIRQKRQELELSWFPDTLPGVGRISFIPWNIETEVLPLISSVLPRTIFPTSTISLENFGTSCKGYALAHTQEGEEKKQTSGASNTRGSRRKPAATTPTRRSTRNTRAEPVSQSQRSPVSNNSGCDAPDSNNPSVSVSSSGESEKQTRQAPKRKSIRRGRKLPLLKKKLRSSVPPPEKSSSSDSVDEEIVESDIPPVLEKEHQSDVESSNTVQINVENESANGLRSCTEPVEVSEEHSETHDTEERVESLYSESGTQGPPVLVGEEEEIQKVENTGIEANILCLESEISKNTSEKGGDPFENQDQIALPSESEVKADGCTDHLPNDFLKYSGSEIEVHQPISSLGEIPENAESAVNEEKVMESPIIKIIDHKDSTVKTEHLIDSPKLESSEGGIIQTMDKKSIESSEVHLLGHVKNEDSEIIATCDTSGNENFNSIQDSENNLLKKNLNTKLDKSFEEKKTESLVEHPRSTELPKTHIALIQKHFSEDNNEMIPMECDSFCSDQNESELEPSVNADAKQLNENSVEHSSQKNMSSSGPSNEKVETVSQPSEIPIDAIDKAKKPRTRRSRFHSPSTTWSPNKDTAREKKRSQSPSPKRETGKESRKSRSPSPKKESARGRRKSRSQSPKKDPRERRKSQSRSPKRDSTREGKRSESLSPKRDTSRENRRSQSRLKDSSPREKSRSRSRERESDRDGPKRDRDRERRTRRWSRSRSRSRSPSRSRTKSKSSSFGRNDRVSYSPRWKERWANDGWRCPRGNDRYRKNDSEKQNENTRKEKTDISPDADDSNSADKHRNDCPSWVTEKINSGPDPRTRNPEKLKDSHWEENRNENSGNSWNKNFGSGWMSNRGRGNRGRGAYRGGFAYTDQNENRWQNRKPLSGNSNSSGNETFKFVEQQPYKRKSEQEFSFDTPADRSGWTSASSWAVRKTLPADVQNYYSRRGRNSSGPQSGWMRQEEETTEQDSNLKDQANQQGDGSQLPINMMQPQMNVMQQQMNAQHQPMNIFPYPVGVHAPLMNLQRNPFNIHPQLPLHLHTGVPLMQGIPSASHVSNNMSTPVLPAPTAAPGNTGTVQGPSSGNTSSSSHSRASNAAVKLAESKVSVTVEASADSSKTDKKLQIQEKAAQEVKLAIKPFYQNKDITKEEYKEIVRKAVDKVCHSKSGEVNSTKVANLVKAYVDKYKYSRKGSQKKTLEEPVSTDKNIG; encoded by the exons aaaaaaagtcaaaagagaagaTCTATTAAGTGCAAAACTTTATGACTTGAAGATGATATACA GAAACTCTAAATACAGTGAAacgggaggaaaagaaaatgcaataatTAAGACAAATAAG CCTCAAAGATCAAATCCGTGTACAAATCATTGCTTCAGAAATTTTTTCTCCAATATCTTCTCTTCTAGTAGTCACACTGGAGAGTCTTCTTTTACCTGTACAGCTTACCG TACAGAATTTATAGAAGTCAATGAAATCAGTGCATTGATTAGGCAGAAGAGACAGGAACTGGAATTGTCATGGTTTCCTGATACATTACCTGGAGttggaag AATTAGTTTTATACCCTGGAATATTGAAACAGAAGTCCTTCCTCTCATCTCCTCTGTGTTGCCAAGAACTATTTTTCCAACAAGTACCATATCTTTAGAAAATTTTG GTACTTCTTGCAAAGGATATGCATTAGCACATActcaagaaggagaagagaagaagcaAACTTCTGGTGCCTCAAACACCAGAGGATCAAGACGAAAACCAGCAGCAACAACTCCCACAAGGAGATCTACACGTAACACGAGAGCTGAACCAGTCAGTCAGTCTCAGAGGTCCCCAGTATCAAATAATTCTGGGTGTGATGCCCCAGATAGTAATAATCCATCTGTAAGTGTTTCCTCTTCAGGTGAGTCAGAAAAGCAAACAAGGCAGGCTCCAAAACGGAAgtctataagaagaggaagaaaactacCTTTACTGAAAAAGAAACTTCGGAGCTCTGTACCTCCCCCTGAAAAGTCATCTTCCAGTGATTCAGTAGATGAAGAAATAGTAGAATCTGACATACCACCTGTGTTAGAGAAAGAACATCAATCAGATGTAGAAAGTAGTAACACTGTGCAGATAAATGTAGAAAATGAGTCTGCTAATGGCTTGAGAAGTTGCACTGAGCCAGTAGAAGTAAGTGAGGAACATAGTGAGACCCATGATACAGAGGAAAGAGTAGAATCTTTATATTCTGAGTCTGGTACCCAAGGTCCTCCTGTGCTAgttggagaggaggaggaaattcAAAAAGTTGAGAATACAGGTATAGAGGCTAATATTTTATGTCTGGAAAGTGAGATTTCTAAGAATACTTCTGAAAAAGGAGGTGACCCATTTGAAAATCAAGACCAAATAGCTTTACCTTCAGAATCAGAAGTAAAAGCAGATGGATGTACAGATCATCTTCCAaatgattttcttaaatattcagGATCTGAAATTGAAGTACACCAACCTATATCAAGCCTAGGTGAGATCCCTGAGAATGCAGAGTCAGCAGTTAATGAAGAAAAAGTTATGGAGAGtcctataataaaaattattgatcATAAAGATTCTACAGTAAAAACAGAACATCTTATTGACAGCCCCAAATTAGAATCTTCTGAGGGTGGAATTATACAAACAATGGACAAAAAATCTATTGAGAGCTCAGAGGTTCATTTGCTTGGGCatgttaaaaatgaagattcaGAAATAATTGCAACATGTGATACTTcaggaaatgaaaatttcaatAGTATTCAAGACTCTGaaaacaatttattaaaaaaaaatcttaacaccAAATTGGACAAATCTTTcgaagaaaaaaagactgaatctCTGGTTGAACATCCCAGATCTACAGAATTGCCTAAAACACATATTGCACTGATTCAGAAGCATTTTAGTGAGGACAATAATGAAATGATACCTATGGAATGTGATTCATTTTGCAGTGACCAGAATGAATCTGAACTCGAACCATCTGTAAATGCTGATGCTAAACAATTGAATGAAAATTCTGTGGAGCACAGTTCCCAAAAGAATATGTCATCTTCTGGTCCTTCAAATGAAAAGGTTGAAACTGTATCTCAACCATCTGAAATCCCAATAGATGCGATAGATAAAGCCAAAAAGCCTCGTACTCGAAGATCTAGATTTCATTCTCCATCTACAACTTGGTCTCCCAACAAAGACACTGCACGAGAAAAGAAGCGGTCTCAGTCTCCATCTCCCAAAagagaaactggaaaagaaagcaggaagTCTCGATCACCATCTCCCAAGAAAGAATCTGCAAGAGGACGGAGAAAATCTCGTTCTCAGTCCCCAAAAAAGGACCCACGAGAAAGGAGGAAATCTCAGTCTCGATCTCCAAAAAGAGATAGCACTAGGgaaggcaaaagatctgaatcaCTCTCCCCAAAAAGAGACACTTCTAGAGAAAACAGAAGATCTCAGTCAAGACTGAAAGATTCCTCCCCAAGAGAAAAATCCAGGTCCcggagcagagaaagagaaagtgataGAGATGGGCCAAAGAGAGATCGAGATAGAGAAAGGAGAACCAGAAGGTGGTCTCGATCCAGATCTCGTTCTAGGTCACCATCAAGATCTAGAACAAAAAGTAAGAGTTCATCATTTGGTAGAAATGACAGAGTCAGTTATTCTCCTCGATGGAAGGAAAGATGGGCAAATGATGGTTGGAGATGTCCACGAGGAAATGATCGATACAGAAAGAATGactcagagaaacagaatgaaaatacaagaaaagaaaaaactgacatCAGTCCAGATGCTGATGATTCAAATTCTGCTGACAAACATAGAAATGACTGTCCCAGTTGggtaacagaaaaaataaattctgggcCTGATCCGAGGACCAGAAATCCAGAAAAGTTAAAAGATTCTCATtgggaagaaaatagaaatgaaaattcagGAAATTCTTGGAATAAAAACTTTGGTTCAGGTTGGATGTCGAACCGTGGTAGAGGTAACCGTGGCAGAGGCGCTTACAGAGGTGGTTTTGCCTACACAGATCAAAATGAAAACAGGTGGCAAAACCGAAAACCCCTCTCAGGGAATTCAAATAGTTCAGGGAATGAGACTTTCAAGTTTGTGGAACAGCAGCCCTATAAACGGAAAAGTGAGCAAGAGTTCTCATTTGATACACCGGCAGATAGGTCAGGGTGGACATCTGCATCTAGTTGGGCTGTGAGAAAGACTCTGCCAGCAGATGTACAAAACTATTATTCACGACGAGGGAGGAATTCTTCAGGTCCACAGTCTGGATGGATGAGACAAGAGGAGGAAACAACTGAACAGG atTCTAACCTAAAAGACCAAGCAAACCAACAAGGTGATGGTTCTCAGCTACCTATAAATATGATGCAACCACAAATGAATGTAATGCAGCAACAAATGAATGCACAACACCAGCCTATGAATATCTTCCCATATCCAGTGGGTGTTCATGCTCCTTTGATGAATCTCCAGCGCAATCCGTTTAACATTCATCCTCAGCTGCCCTTGCATCTGCACACAGGAGTACCTCTCATGCAG GGTATTCCTAGTGCTTCTCATGTAAGTAATAACATGAGTACACCAGTCTTGCCTGCTCcgacagcagccccaggaaatacGGGAACAGTTCAGGGACCAAGTTCTGGTAATACTTCGTCATCAAGTCACAGCAGAGCTTCTAATGCTGCTGTAAAATTGGCAGAAAGCAAAGTAAGTGTTACAGTGGAAGCCAGCGCAGATAGCTCGAAGACAGACAAG AAATTGCAAATTCAAGAAAAAGCAGCACAGGAGGTAAAATTGGCCATTAAAccattttatcaaaataaagatATCACCAAGGAAGAATATAAAGAGATTGTGCGGAAAGCGGTAGATAAA gTTTGTCATAGTAAGAGTGGAGAAGTAAATTCTACTAAAGTGGCAAATCTGGTTAAAGCCTATGTAGACAAATACAAATATTCACGGAAGGGAAGCCAAAAGAAAACTCTGGAAGAACCTGTGTCTACTGATAAAAACATAGGCTGA